From Streptomyces sp. NBC_01460, a single genomic window includes:
- a CDS encoding GMC family oxidoreductase translates to MPAETRPQDEFDYVVVGGGTAGAVVAARLSEDPSVTVCVLEAGPSDVGDDNILQLDRWMGLLESGYDWDYPVEPQDNGNSFMRHARAKVLGGCSSHNSCIAFWAPAEDLDEWGALGCEGWSAADCFPLYQRLETNDAPGDHHGRNGPVTIRTIPPSDPCGAALLEACAEAGIPTTPFNTGTTVTRGAHWFQINARPDGTRSSASVSYLHPVLGRRPNLEVRTGLQAKRLVLDAGQRCTGVEYLTPDLIHTRTVGARREVVVSCGSIDAPKLLMLSGIGPAEHLRETGVDVRVDSPAVGSHLQDHPEGVIMWEARQPMVTSSTQWWEIGIFADTEPGLDRPDLMFHYGSVPFDMNTYRRGYPTSENAFCLTPNVTRARSMGTVRLRTRDFRDKPRVDPRYFTDEHDVRVMTHGLRLARDIVGRAPMAAWAGRELAPGTGAGSDAELLDYIRQTHNTVYHPAGTVRMGAADDPEAALDPQLRVKGVQGLRVADASVMPFLPAVNPCITTMMIGEKCADMIRGARG, encoded by the coding sequence ATGCCCGCTGAGACCCGACCGCAGGACGAGTTCGACTACGTGGTGGTCGGCGGGGGAACAGCCGGTGCGGTCGTCGCCGCCCGGCTGTCCGAGGACCCCTCCGTCACCGTCTGCGTCCTGGAGGCCGGTCCCTCCGACGTGGGGGACGACAACATCCTGCAGCTCGACCGGTGGATGGGGCTGCTGGAATCCGGTTACGACTGGGACTACCCGGTGGAGCCGCAGGACAACGGCAACAGCTTCATGCGGCACGCCCGCGCCAAGGTCCTCGGCGGCTGTTCGTCCCACAACTCCTGCATCGCCTTCTGGGCACCGGCCGAGGACCTCGACGAGTGGGGCGCCCTGGGGTGCGAGGGCTGGAGCGCCGCGGACTGCTTCCCGCTCTACCAACGGCTGGAGACCAACGACGCACCCGGCGACCACCACGGGCGCAACGGGCCGGTGACCATCCGCACGATCCCGCCGAGCGACCCGTGCGGAGCGGCCCTGCTGGAGGCCTGTGCCGAAGCCGGAATCCCCACCACACCGTTCAACACCGGTACGACGGTGACCCGCGGGGCGCACTGGTTCCAGATCAACGCCCGCCCCGACGGGACGCGTTCGTCCGCCTCCGTCTCCTACCTGCACCCGGTCCTCGGCCGGCGGCCCAACCTCGAGGTGCGGACCGGACTGCAGGCCAAGCGGCTGGTCCTCGACGCCGGACAGCGCTGCACCGGTGTCGAATACCTGACGCCCGACCTCATCCACACGCGCACAGTCGGCGCGCGGCGCGAAGTGGTCGTGTCCTGCGGCTCCATCGACGCCCCGAAACTGCTGATGCTCTCGGGGATCGGCCCGGCGGAGCATCTGCGCGAGACCGGGGTGGACGTCCGGGTCGACTCACCGGCGGTCGGCTCCCACCTCCAGGACCACCCGGAGGGCGTGATCATGTGGGAGGCGCGGCAGCCCATGGTCACCTCGTCCACCCAGTGGTGGGAGATCGGCATCTTCGCCGACACCGAACCCGGCCTGGACCGCCCCGACCTGATGTTCCACTACGGATCCGTGCCCTTCGACATGAACACCTACCGGCGCGGATACCCGACCTCCGAGAACGCCTTCTGCCTCACACCCAACGTCACCCGCGCCCGGTCCATGGGAACCGTCCGGCTCCGCACCCGCGACTTCCGGGACAAGCCGCGGGTCGACCCCCGCTACTTCACGGACGAGCACGACGTACGCGTGATGACCCACGGGCTGCGGCTCGCCCGGGACATCGTCGGCCGGGCACCGATGGCCGCCTGGGCCGGCCGGGAACTGGCGCCGGGGACCGGTGCCGGAAGCGACGCGGAGCTCCTCGACTACATCCGGCAGACCCACAACACCGTCTACCACCCGGCCGGCACGGTGCGGATGGGAGCCGCGGACGACCCGGAGGCGGCCCTCGACCCGCAGCTGCGGGTGAAGGGGGTGCAAGGGCTGCGCGTGGCGGACGCGTCGGTGATGCCGTTCCTGCCCGCCGTCAACCCCTGCATCACCACGATGATGATCGGCGAGAAGTGCGCGGACATGATCAGGGGGGCCCGGGGCTGA
- a CDS encoding Dps family protein, with translation MPPQTPTPRYTVPGLSTKDGGRVIELLKMRLHSLNDLALTLKHIHWNVIGPHFIAVHEMLDPQTLAVRDMADATAERISALGGVPQGTAGVLVAERTWDDYSVGRADAIAHLGALDLVYTGIIEDHRKAAAKAASIDPVTEDLLIEHLRSLEQFQWFVRAHLENSAGALTTADAGSETQAAAKAGASRAVPAKKTANAGRTAKKAATGKRVR, from the coding sequence ATGCCGCCTCAGACCCCCACCCCCCGCTACACCGTTCCCGGCCTCAGCACCAAGGACGGCGGGCGGGTGATCGAACTGCTGAAGATGCGTCTGCACTCGCTCAACGACCTGGCGCTCACCCTGAAGCACATCCACTGGAACGTGATCGGCCCGCACTTCATCGCCGTGCACGAAATGCTCGACCCGCAGACGCTGGCGGTCCGGGACATGGCGGACGCCACCGCCGAACGCATCTCGGCGCTGGGCGGCGTGCCGCAGGGCACGGCGGGAGTGCTGGTGGCCGAGCGGACGTGGGACGACTACAGCGTGGGCAGGGCGGACGCGATCGCCCACCTCGGCGCCCTCGACCTCGTCTACACGGGAATCATCGAGGACCACCGGAAGGCAGCCGCGAAGGCCGCCTCCATCGACCCGGTCACCGAGGACCTGCTCATCGAGCACCTCCGTTCCCTGGAACAGTTCCAGTGGTTCGTCCGCGCCCACCTGGAGAACAGTGCGGGGGCCCTCACCACGGCGGACGCGGGAAGCGAGACGCAGGCCGCCGCGAAGGCCGGTGCGTCGCGTGCGGTCCCGGCGAAGAAGACGGCCAACGCCGGGCGGACGGCCAAGAAGGCGGCCACCGGCAAGCGCGTCCGCTGA
- a CDS encoding MFS transporter: MPAPTTSPDGRSFRVVAPVIALCWLAVFFDGMDVNIYGATMPHLLADESLGFTPALAGSIGSWTTFGMLLGALAAGTSTDWLGRKPLVTGSVVLFSVGSALCAVATGATVFGAGRFVSGLGLGGLMPIGLAIVAEFAPPRRAALATGLMMTSYHAGGMAATGIGLVVAPEHGWRWVFWAGVLPALIAVPLVLKWLPESPGVLFARGRAEQAYAVADRYRLERPSAQQAPHAGAKGRVAAITALFAPGTRWATPLLWTASFAGLLLVYGVSTWLPELMRATGYSLSSSVTFLMVINAGGIVGMLIAGRTADRFGPVKVSALWFVLTAVGTFLLRAQLPLGAAYVIVFITGIWLFSAQVMVYAATSRVYGPRERATGLGWVTGVGRTGAVVGPTLGGAVLAGGNAGLGFTTFAVAAVLGAVAISLVPLALGNRRPRGTESAPALTA, translated from the coding sequence GTGCCTGCCCCGACCACGTCCCCGGACGGCCGCTCCTTCAGGGTCGTCGCTCCGGTCATCGCCCTGTGCTGGCTCGCCGTGTTCTTCGACGGCATGGACGTCAACATCTACGGTGCGACGATGCCGCACCTCCTGGCCGACGAGAGTCTCGGCTTCACGCCCGCGCTGGCGGGCTCCATCGGCAGCTGGACCACCTTCGGCATGCTGCTCGGCGCCCTGGCCGCAGGCACGTCGACCGACTGGCTCGGCCGGAAGCCCCTGGTCACGGGCAGCGTCGTGCTGTTCTCGGTCGGATCCGCCCTGTGCGCGGTCGCGACCGGCGCCACCGTGTTCGGCGCCGGACGCTTCGTCTCCGGACTCGGCCTGGGCGGACTCATGCCGATCGGCCTCGCGATCGTCGCCGAGTTCGCACCACCCCGCCGGGCGGCCCTCGCCACCGGCCTGATGATGACCTCGTACCACGCGGGCGGCATGGCGGCCACCGGCATCGGCCTCGTCGTGGCCCCCGAGCACGGCTGGCGCTGGGTGTTCTGGGCAGGCGTGCTCCCGGCCCTGATCGCTGTCCCTCTGGTGCTGAAGTGGCTCCCGGAGTCCCCGGGAGTGCTCTTCGCCCGGGGACGCGCAGAGCAGGCGTACGCCGTCGCCGACCGCTACCGGCTGGAACGCCCGAGCGCGCAACAGGCCCCGCACGCCGGCGCCAAGGGCCGCGTGGCGGCGATCACCGCCCTGTTCGCCCCCGGTACGCGCTGGGCGACCCCGCTGCTCTGGACCGCGTCCTTCGCGGGCCTTCTCCTCGTCTACGGGGTCTCCACCTGGCTCCCCGAGCTGATGCGCGCCACCGGGTACTCCCTCTCCTCCTCGGTCACCTTCCTCATGGTGATCAACGCGGGTGGCATCGTGGGCATGCTGATAGCCGGTCGCACGGCGGACAGGTTCGGTCCGGTGAAGGTCTCCGCCCTGTGGTTCGTGCTGACCGCCGTGGGCACGTTCCTGCTCAGGGCGCAGCTGCCGCTCGGCGCCGCGTACGTCATCGTCTTCATCACCGGCATCTGGCTGTTCAGCGCCCAGGTGATGGTCTACGCGGCCACCTCCCGCGTCTACGGACCCCGTGAACGCGCCACCGGCCTGGGCTGGGTCACCGGCGTCGGGCGCACGGGCGCCGTGGTCGGCCCGACCCTCGGCGGCGCGGTGCTCGCCGGCGGGAACGCGGGCCTCGGCTTCACGACGTTCGCCGTGGCGGCCGTGCTCGGGGCGGTGGCGATCTCCCTGGTCCCGCTGGCCCTGGGCAACCGCCGCCCGCGCGGTACGGAATCGGCTCCCGCTCTCACCGCGTAG
- a CDS encoding 4-hydroxybenzoate 3-monooxygenase: MHTTVGIVGGGPAGLLLSRLLHRAGVDCVVLESRDRAYVEQRQRAGILEQSTVDALREVEAAERLEAEGLVHDGVELRWEGRAHRIDFPSLTGGRRVWVYAQTEVVKDLIALQSADGAALHFGAEVRSVEGADTDRPAIHYTHEGQDKTLTCDYVVGCDGFHGVTRTAVPEHIRRTYERVYPYSWFGILADVAPSCDELVYAHSPRGFALHSMRSPEVSRLYLQVPNGTNPADWSDERIWDELDARFALDGWKLERGPITSKSVLPMRSSVTEPMQYGRVFLAGDAAHIVPPTGAKGLNLAAADVIVLGRALIRRHTAGETDLLDAYSDTCLRRVWRAEHFSYFMTTTLHTDPDQSSFDTRLQTAQLDRIATSPHAAAELAMNYAGLPLP, from the coding sequence GTGCACACGACCGTAGGAATCGTCGGGGGCGGCCCGGCCGGACTGCTGCTGTCGCGGCTGCTCCACCGGGCGGGCGTCGACTGCGTCGTCCTGGAGAGCCGCGATCGCGCCTATGTCGAGCAGCGGCAACGGGCGGGCATCCTCGAACAGTCCACCGTCGACGCCCTGCGCGAGGTGGAGGCGGCCGAGCGGCTGGAGGCCGAAGGGCTGGTCCACGACGGCGTGGAGCTGCGCTGGGAGGGTCGGGCGCACCGGATCGACTTCCCCTCGCTGACGGGCGGTCGCCGTGTCTGGGTGTACGCGCAGACCGAGGTCGTCAAGGACCTCATAGCCCTCCAGTCGGCCGACGGCGCCGCCCTCCACTTCGGGGCCGAGGTCCGCTCGGTCGAAGGAGCGGACACCGACCGCCCGGCGATCCACTACACGCACGAGGGCCAGGACAAGACCCTGACGTGCGACTACGTCGTGGGCTGCGACGGCTTCCACGGAGTGACCCGGACGGCCGTGCCCGAGCACATCCGGCGGACCTACGAACGGGTCTACCCCTATTCGTGGTTCGGCATCCTGGCCGATGTGGCGCCCTCCTGCGACGAGTTGGTCTACGCCCACTCACCGCGCGGCTTCGCCCTGCACAGCATGCGGTCACCCGAGGTCAGCCGCCTGTACCTCCAGGTACCCAACGGAACGAATCCGGCGGACTGGTCCGACGAGCGGATCTGGGACGAGCTGGACGCCCGGTTCGCGCTCGACGGGTGGAAGCTGGAGCGCGGCCCCATCACCTCCAAGAGCGTTCTGCCGATGCGGAGTTCGGTCACCGAGCCCATGCAGTACGGCCGCGTCTTCCTGGCCGGGGACGCGGCGCACATCGTGCCGCCCACCGGCGCGAAGGGGCTCAACCTGGCCGCGGCCGACGTGATCGTGCTGGGGCGGGCGCTGATCCGGCGACACACGGCCGGTGAGACCGATCTGCTGGACGCCTATTCCGACACCTGTCTGCGCCGCGTCTGGCGGGCCGAGCACTTCTCGTACTTCATGACCACGACGCTGCACACCGATCCGGACCAGAGCTCCTTCGACACGCGGCTCCAGACCGCTCAGCTCGACCGCATCGCCACCTCTCCGCACGCGGCGGCCGAACTCGCCATGAACTACGCGGGGTTGCCGCTGCCGTGA
- a CDS encoding MFS transporter: MTRPLSRGGTFLLAAIAGTAIANNYALQPALATVAADLGAPLSVIGLVPAAALGGCVLGFAFLLPLTDRLAPNRLIPAQLAALAAALTLAAAAPGAPVLLTAYLLIGAAAGVAAQAGNIAGRDALPGRRGTGVATVAAGMSAGILLSRVAGGALTDALGWRRMLLVFSVLALLGALAAARFLPGQRPLARRTYRATLASLPPLLHRHPQLRRAVATGGLWYFTFNLIWVALALALAQGPYHLGPTAIGLYSLAGLLGFAVLPLTGRLTDRYAPHVLISAGILAAAAGAALLACGLDTPPVTALGLAVFDAGCFAAQAANQSRIIALAPQQSGSLSSVYLVLYFTIGAVGTSLAAPLLNTLGWRGITFTALTALLLAARVARPTPARLAAN, translated from the coding sequence GTGACCCGTCCCCTCTCCCGCGGCGGCACCTTCCTTCTCGCCGCCATAGCGGGGACGGCGATAGCGAACAACTACGCCCTCCAGCCCGCGCTCGCGACGGTCGCCGCCGACCTGGGCGCACCGCTCTCCGTGATCGGCCTCGTCCCGGCGGCGGCGCTCGGCGGCTGCGTGCTCGGCTTCGCCTTCCTGCTCCCCCTCACCGACCGCCTGGCCCCCAACCGCCTGATCCCGGCCCAGCTCGCCGCCCTGGCAGCCGCACTCACCCTGGCGGCAGCCGCACCCGGCGCGCCCGTCCTGCTGACCGCGTACCTGCTCATCGGCGCGGCGGCGGGAGTCGCGGCCCAGGCCGGCAACATCGCCGGCCGCGACGCCCTGCCCGGACGCCGCGGGACCGGGGTCGCCACCGTGGCCGCCGGCATGTCGGCGGGCATCCTGCTCAGCCGCGTTGCGGGAGGAGCGCTCACGGACGCCCTCGGGTGGCGGCGCATGCTGCTCGTCTTCTCGGTCCTCGCCCTGCTCGGCGCACTCGCCGCCGCCAGGTTCCTCCCCGGACAGCGGCCGCTCGCCCGCCGCACCTACCGTGCCACCCTCGCGTCGCTGCCCCCGCTCCTGCATCGGCACCCGCAGCTGCGCCGCGCGGTGGCCACCGGCGGGCTCTGGTACTTCACCTTCAACCTCATCTGGGTCGCGCTGGCCCTCGCCCTGGCCCAGGGTCCCTACCACCTCGGGCCGACCGCCATCGGCCTGTACAGCCTGGCCGGACTCCTCGGCTTCGCGGTGCTCCCCCTCACCGGACGCCTCACCGACCGGTACGCCCCGCACGTCCTGATCAGCGCGGGCATCCTGGCCGCCGCGGCCGGTGCCGCCCTGCTGGCCTGCGGCCTGGACACCCCGCCGGTCACGGCGCTCGGGCTCGCCGTGTTCGACGCGGGATGCTTCGCCGCCCAGGCCGCCAACCAGAGCCGCATCATCGCTCTCGCCCCGCAGCAGTCCGGCAGCCTCAGCAGCGTCTACCTCGTGCTGTACTTCACGATCGGAGCGGTCGGCACCTCGCTCGCCGCGCCGCTGCTCAACACTCTCGGCTGGCGGGGCATCACCTTCACCGCCCTCACCGCTCTCCTCCTCGCCGCCCGCGTCGCACGGCCGACGCCGGCAAGGCTCGCCGCGAACTGA
- a CDS encoding helix-turn-helix domain-containing protein yields MSNIVDPLVLRIAARVRTERERRRWTLAQLAEASGVSQAMISRIERGESSPTAVVVGKLSAAFQLSIASLVALPEETQEDTATGTAGVRRLADASEWRDPDTGYRRRQITGPHFPAEIAEIRLPARTRVPYPAAAFAFVRQVVWVLDGHLTFHEGDTVHELDAGDTIELGEPTPRVFANTTDAECRYAVVLSRGTQP; encoded by the coding sequence ATGTCCAACATAGTAGATCCTCTGGTTCTCCGGATCGCGGCACGTGTGCGTACCGAGCGGGAGCGACGCCGGTGGACGCTGGCACAGCTGGCCGAGGCCTCCGGCGTCTCCCAGGCCATGATCAGCCGGATCGAGCGCGGCGAGAGCAGTCCCACCGCCGTCGTCGTCGGCAAACTGTCCGCCGCCTTCCAGCTCAGCATCGCCTCCCTGGTCGCCCTGCCGGAGGAGACACAGGAGGACACGGCGACCGGAACCGCCGGGGTACGCCGCCTGGCCGACGCGTCGGAGTGGCGTGACCCCGACACCGGATACCGGCGCCGTCAGATCACCGGCCCGCACTTCCCGGCGGAGATCGCCGAGATCCGTCTGCCCGCGAGGACCCGTGTGCCCTATCCGGCCGCGGCCTTCGCCTTCGTGCGGCAGGTCGTCTGGGTCCTGGACGGCCACCTGACCTTCCACGAGGGCGACACCGTCCACGAACTCGACGCGGGCGACACCATCGAGCTCGGCGAGCCCACCCCCCGCGTCTTCGCCAACACCACCGACGCCGAGTGCCGCTACGCCGTCGTCCTCTCCCGCGGCACCCAGCCGTGA
- a CDS encoding GNAT family N-acetyltransferase: MNPIYERGGAVAVRPAHSGDTEAIREIRNHAVEHSTALWTGCRLSSAEGVAWLAAHLERGSAFVAEVDGEVAGYGAYAPWRELDGFRHTMENSVYVRDGRHGLGIGSALLGALVVSAREAGHHSLIAGIEAGNAASIRLHERFGFRAVGTVPEAGTKFGRWLDLTLMQLSLT; this comes from the coding sequence ATGAATCCAATATACGAGAGGGGTGGAGCGGTGGCGGTGCGTCCGGCACACTCGGGCGACACGGAAGCCATCCGCGAGATCCGTAACCACGCGGTGGAGCACTCGACGGCTCTGTGGACGGGCTGCAGGCTGTCCTCGGCCGAGGGTGTCGCCTGGCTCGCCGCGCACCTGGAGCGCGGTTCCGCGTTCGTGGCCGAGGTGGACGGCGAGGTGGCCGGGTACGGCGCGTACGCCCCGTGGCGGGAGCTGGACGGGTTCCGCCACACCATGGAGAACTCGGTCTACGTCCGCGACGGCCGGCACGGGCTCGGCATCGGCTCCGCGCTGCTCGGTGCCCTCGTCGTCTCCGCCCGTGAGGCCGGTCATCACAGCTTGATCGCCGGTATCGAAGCCGGGAACGCCGCGTCGATCCGGCTGCACGAGCGGTTCGGGTTCCGCGCTGTCGGCACGGTGCCGGAGGCCGGTACCAAATTCGGCCGCTGGCTGGATCTGACGCTGATGCAGCTGTCGCTGACCTGA
- a CDS encoding CASTOR/POLLUX-related putative ion channel: protein METVKGRSRVPLRSRARYRFDRTLARSTGTLMGWLVITCLAVVVPVSTLLVWTDPGSPPSLSGRIAAAWRTSAETLRLGAATGTPIRLVLSAVLGLVALLCVSTLVGVITTGLADRMAELSRGRSTVLEQGHVVVLGWSDQVTTVVSELVAAQAPQRPRAVVLLADRDKLEMERVLTAHVPPAARARIICRSGPPSDPDVLALVSPRTASTVLVLPSAGQSADAEVLRVLLALGAVLGEGADGPPVLAAVRDDRYRAPARLAAGPRGTVLETDMVTARLIAQCVGRPGLSLVLHDLLDFAGDEFHLADATTFHHRSFGTTLLGHPGSCVVGLLTPEGRTLLNPPADTVVVPGSRLIVLALDGDSTRVDACGHLVDPSVIAAAPSEPDGPTRLLLLGWNRRAPLVVDQLRLAARPGSVLDVVTDSAVPRPRGPEPEPGSAAGPDVRFRSAALSRPETMLGLDLGPYDGLVVLGPDPGDGPDHPDDWTLVTLLALRLLEERSGREVPVVTELTDDRNRPLAPVNTGSDVIVSGKLTGLLMAQIAQNRHLAPVFDELFSAGGSSICLRFAGSYVRPGAEATFATVVAAARDRGECAIGYRSHDGLTEPTSRGVRLNPPKEERRVWSAEDHVVVVATTAGGASVTPSPAGSSGEATSCAPQGPGEPGV from the coding sequence GTGGAAACAGTCAAGGGGCGGTCGCGGGTGCCTCTGCGGAGCCGGGCACGCTACCGGTTCGACCGCACGCTGGCACGCTCCACCGGAACCTTGATGGGCTGGCTGGTGATCACCTGCCTGGCCGTCGTCGTCCCGGTGAGCACCCTCCTGGTGTGGACGGATCCCGGCTCGCCCCCCTCGCTCTCGGGGCGGATCGCGGCGGCCTGGCGGACCAGCGCGGAGACGCTGCGCCTGGGCGCCGCCACCGGCACGCCGATCCGGCTGGTGCTCTCGGCCGTGCTCGGGCTGGTCGCCCTGCTCTGCGTGTCGACCCTCGTCGGGGTGATCACGACGGGGCTGGCGGACCGGATGGCGGAGCTGAGCCGAGGACGGTCGACGGTCCTGGAACAGGGGCACGTCGTCGTGCTCGGCTGGTCGGACCAGGTGACCACCGTGGTGAGTGAGCTGGTGGCCGCCCAGGCACCGCAGCGGCCGCGGGCCGTCGTGCTGCTCGCCGACCGGGACAAGCTCGAGATGGAGCGCGTGCTGACCGCCCACGTGCCGCCCGCCGCACGAGCCCGGATCATCTGCCGCAGCGGCCCCCCGAGCGACCCGGACGTGCTCGCGCTCGTCAGCCCGCGGACCGCGAGCACCGTCCTGGTGCTGCCGTCGGCGGGACAGTCCGCCGACGCCGAGGTGTTGCGCGTCCTGCTGGCGCTGGGTGCGGTTCTCGGCGAGGGAGCGGACGGGCCACCGGTGCTCGCCGCGGTCCGGGACGACCGGTACCGCGCTCCGGCCCGGCTGGCCGCCGGTCCCCGCGGCACGGTCCTGGAGACCGACATGGTCACGGCCCGGCTGATCGCCCAGTGCGTCGGCCGGCCCGGCCTCTCCCTCGTCCTGCACGACCTCCTCGACTTCGCGGGCGACGAGTTCCATCTGGCCGACGCCACGACGTTCCATCACCGATCCTTCGGGACGACCCTGCTGGGCCACCCCGGCTCCTGCGTGGTCGGGCTGCTCACCCCCGAGGGCCGTACGCTGCTGAACCCGCCCGCCGACACCGTCGTCGTCCCGGGAAGCCGCCTGATCGTGCTCGCCCTCGATGGCGACAGCACCCGGGTCGACGCCTGCGGACACCTCGTCGACCCCTCGGTGATCGCTGCGGCCCCCTCCGAGCCGGACGGCCCGACACGCCTGCTGCTGCTCGGCTGGAACCGGCGGGCTCCCCTTGTCGTCGACCAGCTGAGGCTCGCGGCCCGCCCGGGATCCGTCCTCGACGTCGTCACCGACAGCGCCGTGCCCCGGCCCAGGGGGCCGGAGCCGGAGCCCGGGTCGGCGGCGGGGCCGGACGTGCGCTTCCGGTCGGCGGCCCTGTCGCGGCCCGAGACCATGCTGGGCCTCGACCTCGGCCCGTACGACGGCCTCGTCGTCCTCGGCCCGGACCCGGGGGACGGCCCGGACCACCCCGACGACTGGACCCTGGTCACGCTGTTGGCCCTTCGGCTGCTGGAGGAACGCAGCGGACGTGAGGTTCCCGTCGTCACCGAGCTCACCGATGACCGGAACAGGCCCTTGGCACCGGTCAACACAGGCTCCGACGTCATCGTCAGCGGAAAGCTGACCGGGCTCCTCATGGCGCAGATCGCGCAGAACCGGCACCTGGCACCGGTCTTCGACGAACTGTTCTCCGCGGGCGGCAGCAGCATCTGCCTGCGCTTCGCCGGTTCGTACGTCCGCCCGGGTGCCGAAGCCACCTTCGCCACGGTCGTCGCCGCCGCGCGCGACCGGGGCGAATGCGCGATCGGCTACCGCAGCCACGACGGTCTCACGGAACCCACGAGCCGTGGGGTGCGCCTCAACCCGCCGAAGGAGGAGCGGCGCGTCTGGAGCGCCGAGGACCACGTGGTGGTGGTGGCCACGACGGCCGGCGGCGCCTCCGTGACTCCGAGCCCGGCAGGCTCCTCCGGCGAGGCGACTTCCTGTGCGCCACAAGGGCCTGGTGAGCCGGGCGTCTGA
- a CDS encoding geranyl diphosphate 2-C-methyltransferase — translation MTAQDTAAHPLRSLYQKSVANYWNQEKNPVNLRLGEVDGIYHHHYGIGDADWSVLEGPEETREQRLTAELHRLECAQSDLLMSHLGDITPEDRLMDSGSGRGGSSFVAHSRFGARVDGVSISETQVAFANGQAKERGVDHKVSFHLKNMLHTGFESDSFQGIWNNESTMYVDLSLLFPEYARLLKHGGRYVTITGCYNDAYGLPSRAVSEINAHYICNIHPRSTYFKEMAANRLVPVSVVDLTAATIPYWELRAKSPLATGIEKAFLDAYKDGSFQYLLIAADKV, via the coding sequence ATGACCGCCCAGGACACCGCCGCCCATCCCCTGCGCAGCCTGTACCAGAAGTCCGTCGCCAACTACTGGAACCAGGAGAAGAACCCGGTCAACCTCCGCCTGGGCGAGGTCGACGGCATCTACCACCACCACTACGGCATCGGCGACGCGGACTGGTCCGTGCTCGAAGGTCCTGAGGAGACCCGGGAGCAGCGTCTCACGGCCGAGCTCCACCGTCTGGAGTGCGCCCAGTCCGACCTGCTGATGTCACACCTCGGCGACATCACCCCCGAGGACCGCCTCATGGACTCGGGATCGGGCCGCGGCGGCAGCAGTTTCGTCGCTCACAGCCGCTTCGGCGCGCGCGTCGACGGTGTCTCGATCTCCGAGACCCAGGTCGCCTTCGCCAACGGTCAGGCCAAGGAACGCGGAGTGGACCACAAGGTCAGCTTCCACCTCAAGAACATGCTCCACACCGGATTCGAGAGCGACAGCTTCCAGGGCATCTGGAACAATGAGAGCACCATGTACGTGGACCTCTCGCTCCTGTTCCCCGAGTACGCGAGGCTCCTCAAGCACGGGGGCCGCTACGTCACCATCACCGGGTGCTACAACGACGCGTACGGACTGCCTTCCCGGGCCGTCAGCGAGATCAACGCCCACTACATCTGCAACATCCACCCCCGCAGCACCTACTTCAAGGAGATGGCTGCCAACCGCCTCGTCCCCGTCAGCGTCGTCGACCTCACCGCGGCCACGATCCCCTACTGGGAACTCCGCGCCAAGTCGCCGCTGGCCACGGGCATCGAGAAGGCCTTCCTCGACGCGTACAAGGACGGCAGCTTCCAGTACCTGCTGATCGCCGCCGACAAGGTCTGA